The genome window TCGTGAATCTCGCATCCAGGGTCGAACAATTGAATAAACAATTCGGAACGAAACTTTTGGTCACTCAAGCAGTTTACGAGGATATTAAAACGACGATGTCCGGCAGACATCTCTCTTCGATTCATGTGAAAGGTAGAGAAGAGCCGGTCGACGTTTACGAGTTGGATAAAGTTTAAATCTCCGCGTGGTTCGGGTATTTACGATCGGATAATAAGAAAATTCTCCGGTGAACGTTTGGCGAATTTAAATCGTAACCGTTCTTTGGGATTGGAAGGACGTTTTGTAAAGGATGGGAAGCGGAAAATCGCGATGAATGCGGAGAGAACAAAGCGGCACTTGGATTCCGAGGATGGAATCCAGGACTTAAAAAAAAAACGGGGAACGAAAAACTGGCGATTCCCCGATTCTTATTCTTTAATCAATCTCTCGATCGTTCTTTCGGAGAGTTGTTTCATTTGAACGTTTTTACCGGTGATCGCTTCGAGTGATTTGGAGAAATTCTCCTGACCTTTGAGCATCCCGACTGAAAAAATATTCTCGGATTCTACTTCTAAGTTACGGATCGTGTCTGTGAGTTTGGTTTTCTTTTCCTGAATTTGCTCTTTCAGAACGGCTTGATCGATATCCGGATTTTCCGCAAGTTCTCGGAACAAAGGAGTTTCCCCGAACAGAATGTTGATGAGCTCGCTGTTCGGCGTGGCTCCTTCGTTCAAAATTCCGAGTTTCATTTGTTCGCGGGAGAATTCTCCCTGAAGACTAGAAAGGGTTTCCTGAATTTTCAGATAACGGGAAGTGAGTCCCGATGAAAATTCCGTTTTATCCAGACTTCCTTGTCCATCTTGGGCGGATACGGTTTTGCCGCTAACGGAAGACCG of Leptospira sanjuanensis contains these proteins:
- a CDS encoding LIC10415 family protein, translated to MDVPLTNLISSAEKLIRDKRSSVSGKTVSAQDGQGSLDKTEFSSGLTSRYLKIQETLSSLQGEFSREQMKLGILNEGATPNSELINILFGETPLFRELAENPDIDQAVLKEQIQEKKTKLTDTIRNLEVESENIFSVGMLKGQENFSKSLEAITGKNVQMKQLSERTIERLIKE